Genomic DNA from Marinobacter sp. LV10MA510-1:
AAGGTACTGATGTCTAATGGCCAATGAAGAGAATAAAACTGCCCCTGGCAATCGGCCGGTGGGCCCACAGTTAAAACAGGCCCGTGAGGCGAAAGGGCTTAGCGTAGCCGAAGTAGCCGATGCCCAGCATCTTCGTCCGGCCATTATCCAGGCCATCGAAAATGGCAAGTACGAGCTGATTGATACAGAGCTCTTTCTGAAAGGCTACATACGCGCCTACGCGCGCCAGGTAGGCCTGGATGGCAACGCCCTGATTGCCGACCTTAATCATGAACTGGAACCCAGGCGTCAGGAGCAGGCGCAAGCGAAAGCTGCGAATCCGCTGGTTGATATAGAACGCCGGCGGCGAAAAAAACGCCGGGTAGCCAAAGCCGCGTTGTGGCTGTTTGCCCTGGCGGTACTGGGCTTGTTGGTGTTTTCGTTTATTTACAATCCTTCGCAGCTGGCTAGTTTGACAGGCGCTGGGGCATTGACCGGTGACAGTGCCGAAGCGGTGGCGTTAGAGAGCGATTCAAACGATGCTGTAAGCAGTACCGCAAATGGCTTAACAACACAGTCTGAGCAAGATAACCTTTTACCAAACGAAACGAGTGATGGCGACCTATCAGCTTCGCCCACGAACGAAGAAGGCGCGCTAGAGCCGCTGACAGCGACAGGCACAGGCTCTTTTTCTGACGGCGCGGTGTCTTCGCTGGCGCAGGCAGCAGCCAATTCGGCCGTCATCAGCGACAATGATCGTTCGACGACAGACACGGAACAGGCTCTTCAGGTTGCAGACAACCGCGGCCGGTTGGAAATTGAATTTATTGATGATTGCTGGATTCAGGTTCGAGATGCTAATGGCAGAAGCCTGGCCAGCGGTCTGAAGCGCCAGAGCGACCGAATTGATTTGCGCGCTGAAAGCGATATTCGCCTGGTAATAGGTGCCGCTAATGCAATCGGGGTCATGCGCTTTGAAGGCGCCCCGGTTGACCTTGGCAGCAAAGGCGTCGTTGGTAATCGCGCCGAGTTTGTTTTGGCCTTGAATGAATAGCACAACGTAAACGCCGATACTTTTGGTTTTCACAGATGGGTTTTCACAGATGGGTTCTCGCAAATGAAGCATGAATCTCCGATTAAAAGACGTAAATCCCGCCAGATCATGGTGGGCAATGTGCCAGTGGGTGGCGACGCGCCGATTGCCGTCCAGAGTATGACCAACACCGAAACCTGCGACGTGGAAGCAACGCTGGGGCAGATACAGGCCCTTCAAGACGCCGGTGCCGATATTGTCCGCGTGTCTGTGCCGTCAATGGAAGCCGCAGAAGCGTTTGGCCGTATTCGCGCCCGCGCGGGTGTTCCGCTGGTTGCCGATATTCATTTCGATTACAAGATCGCGTTACGGGTGGCCGAACTGGGCGTTGACTGCATGCGTATCAACCCGGGTAACATTGGTCGGGAAGACCGCATCAGCGCGGTCATCAGTGCCTGCCGCGACCGCAATATTCCAATTCGGATCGGCGTTAACGCAGGTTCGCTAAGTAAAGACCTGCAGCGTAAGTACGGCGAGCCTACCGCAGACGCGCTGGTGGAATCTGCCATGCGCAACGTCGATATTCTTGACCGCCACGACTTCCAGAATTTTAAGGTCAGCCTTAAAGCGTCCGAAGTGTTTATGACGGTAGAAGCCTATCGCAAGATTGCCACGCAGATTGACCAGCCTTTGCATCTGGGCATCACCGAAGCCGGCGGCTTCCGTTCCGGTACTGTGAAGTCGTCCATCGGGCTTGGTTTGTTGCTGATGGACGGCATTGGCGACACCATCCGCGTATCGCTAGCAGCAGACCCGGTGCAGGAAATCAAGGTTGGCTACGACATACTCAAAAGCCTGCGTTTGCGCTCCCGCGGCATTAACTTTATTGCCTGCCCCAGTTGTTCGCGGCAGAATTTTGATGTTATCCAGACCATGAATGATCTGGAAGTGCGTTTGGAAGACGTGCAGCAGGCTCTGGATGTGGCCATTATTGGTTGTATCGTGAACGGCCCGGGCGAAGCCAAAGAGGCCGATATTGGTTTGACCGGTGGCAGCCCGAAAAACCTGTTTTATATGAATGGTAAGCCACAGCAGAAATTGGACAACGCAAATTTGACTGACGATCTTGAGCGTCTGATTCGCGAAGAAATTGCGCGTCGTCAGGAAGCTGAAAACGCCATTATTGTCCGTTCTGCTGACTGACCGATAACAACAGCGGTCACAAGTATTGGTTTCACGATTGGCAGGCAGTGCATTGGCGCCACGCCACTGCTCAAACCACAGAGACGTTTAAGGGTTTAACTTGGCTAAGATTCAGGGAATTCGCGGGATGAACGATATCCTGCCCGAACAGACTCCGGTCTGGCAATATGTTGAAGCAACAGTGCGTAAGGTGTTGGGGCAATACGGGTACCAGGAAATCCGTATGCCGATTGTGGAGCAGACCGACCTGTTCAAGCGCTCTATCGGCGAAGTGACCGACATTGTTGAAAAAGAAATGTACACCTTTGAAGACCGTAACGGCGACAGCCTGACTCTGCGCCCTGAAGGCACTGCGGGTTGCGTGCGGGCTGCCGAAGAGCACGGCCTGCTGTTCAACCAAACCCGGCGGATGTGGTACACCGGCCAGATGTTTCGCCACGAGCGCCCACAGAAAGGGCGTTACCGCCAGTTCCACCAAGTGGGTGTCGAGTGCTTTGGCATGGCTGGGCCCGACATAGACGCAGAGCTTCTTATTCTGACGGCGCGGTTGTGGAAAACGTTTGGCCTGGCTGACCATGCGCGTCTCGAAATCAACTCGATTGGCACCGCTGAGGCCCGCCGAAACTATCGCGAGGCGCTGGTCGCATACCTGCTGCAGTTTAAAGCCGAGCTTGATGACGACAGCCAGCGCCGGCTCGAAACCAACCCTTTGCGGATTCTGGACAGCAAAAACGCGGCTACCCGCAAGATTCTTGAACAGGCACCAAAACTGGACGCCTGGCTTGACGACGAATCTCGTGATCATTTTGAACGCTTGAAGCAATTGTTGGACGCCGCCGGAATCGCGTACACGGTGAATCCGGCGCTGGTTCGCGGCCTGGACTACTACGGTAAGACGGTATTTGAGTGGATTACAGACAGCCTGGGCGCCCAAGGCACGATTTGCGCTGGTGGCCGCTATGATGGACTGGTAGAGCAACTGGGCGGGAAACCCACGGTCGCCGTTGGTTTTGCCATGGGCGTGGAGCGTCTCATCCTGTTGTTGGAAACCCTTAATTTGATACCCGAGTCGGTCAATAACCAAGCCGATGTTTACGTTACCGCAATGGGCGATCAGGCAGTTGCGCCAGCGTTGCTTCTTGCTGAAGAGCTGCGGGACCAGCTTCCGGGCTACACCATTATTAGCCATTGCGGTGCGGGCAGTTTTAAAAGCCAAATGAAAAAAGCCGATCGAAGCGGCGCCCGTTATGCACTCATTTTGGGTGATAACGAGCTTCAGAATCAAAGTGTTGGCCTTAAACCTTTACGTACAGACGAGCCCCAGCAAGAGCTCCCGCGGCAGCAGGTTGCCGCGGCTCTAGCGCAGGCGCTGTCGCAGTAATCCGTTTAAAGCGCCGTTTCTAATTTACAACAGGAGTTATCATGGCCGAGTTGCGTACAGATGAAGAGCAGGTTGAAGCGATCAAGCAGTGGTGGAAGAACAACGGTAGTTCGCTGCTGATTGGTATTGGTGCGGCCCTGGCGATTGTGTTCGGCTGGCAAGCGTGGCAAAACCAACAGGCCCAGCAGCGTACCGAGGCTGCCAACCAGTTTGTTACTCTGATGAACGCCTTTGGCACGGAAGATGAAACCAGCGCCGACACCGTCGCTTTTGTGGCTAAAACCCTGCGCGATGAACATGCCGACAGCGCTTACGCGGTTTACGCCAATTTGATGCTGGCCCGGGTTCAGCTCATGCAGAACAGCGACGCCGAAGGCGCCGTTGAATCCTTGCAGTGGGCACTGAATAAAGCGGCGGAGACTCAGCCTCTGGTTCTGGTTGTGCGCAGCCGTCTGGCGCAAGCTCAAATGGCTCTGGAAGATTATGATGCGGCGTTGGCCACCATTGACGGTGCCAAAGACAGCGACGCTTTTGGTGCTATGTTTGCCGAATTGCGCGGTGACATTTTGCTCGCCAAAGGCGATCAGAATGGCGCCCGTGACGCCTACCTGGCGGCCCGCGAACAGGGCGAAGAAAATCGCAGTGGCGTTCTGCAACTGAAACTGGCGGATCTGGGTGTTGGGGGTGATGCGTGATGTTAAGCGCAGGTTTCCGCCAGCTGCGCGCCAGTGCTGTGGTGCTTGTGGCGTCTGCCCTTGTGATCGGTTGCAGCGCCAACGATACGTTTGAACAGCCTGCACAATTGCCGGATGTTAACCAGCAGGTGTCATTTGAACGGGTTTGGAACGTTACTGTGGGTGACGGCCATGACGGCGAGTTTCTGTACCTGGCGCCGCTAAACGCCGGCGATGTTGTTTACGCCGCATCGGCTGACGGAGAGTTGCTCGCTCTGAACGCAGAAACCGGCAAACAGATCTGGGAAAATTCGGTGGAAGACCGAATTTTCGCCGGCGTTGGCGGCGATGCCAATCAGCTGTATCTGGTAAGCCGTGATGCCGATTTGCTCGCGCTGTCGCGGGAAGACGGCAGCGAGCTTTGGCGCGCGTCACTGCCGACTGAAGTTCTTTCGGCGCCGCAGTCCAATGGCAGCCTGGTGGTTGTGCAAACCACCGACGGCCGCGTGTTGGCATTCAATGCCGCTGACGGTGAAAAACGTTGGCAATATGACAGTGTTGTGCCTGCCTTGTCGGTTCGCGCCGCAGCAGCGCCGCTGGTCGGTGGCGACGTTATAATAAGCGGGTTTGCCAACGGCAAATTATTAGCTCTGTCTGCAGAATCTGGCCAGCCGCTGTGGCAGTACGAAGTAGGCGCGCCCCAGGGCCGTACCGAGCTTGAGCGCTTGGTCGACATTACCAGCCAGCCTTTGGTGCTGGAAAACGCGATTCTGGCGGTGGGCTATCAGGGCAAGCTGGCGCTGATTGATTTGCGCACCGGCAATGACATCTGGAGCAAGACAGCCTCCAGCCTGTATTCACCCATGGTCAGTAATGGCAATATTTTTCTGGTGTCTGCTAACGGCGACGTGGTCGCTATGCGCGGTTCCGATCGCCGCGACCTGTGGACTCAGGATAAACTGGCCTGGCGCCAGCTGACCCAGCCGGTTGCCTTCGACGATTATCTGGTGGTAGGTGACTTTGACGGTTACCTGCACGTGATGTCCCAAGACAGCGGCGAGCTGGTAGGGCAGATGAAATTTGATGGTGACGGTATCCGCGTACCGGCCCAGCGCCTGAGTAATGGTAATCTGCTGGTCTTCGGCAACGGCGGTAAACTCGCCGCTTATAGGTTGCAATCGAAAAACTGACGCGACACGCGGCCCGGCCTCCAAACTGGGCCGACTTCTTTTGTGAGTAGCGAATGACATTTTTTTTGAGTAGTGAAACACTATGAATCCAGTCATTGCCCTGGTGGGCCGCCCGAACGTGGGCAAGTCCACACTGTTTAACCAGATGACCCGTTCGCGGGATGCACTGGTCGCCGATTTTCCGGGACTGACCCGCGACCGTAAATACGGTGAAGGCAATTACGAAAATCAACGCTTTATTGTCATCGATACTGGCGGCTTGATGGGCGACGAGCTTGGGCTTGACGCCGCGATGGCAAAGCAGTCTTTGCAGGCGGTTGAAGAAGCCGACATCGTTCTGTTCATTGTGGACGGCCGCGCCGGTGTTATGCCTGGTGATCAGGTACTTGCTGATCAGCTGCGCCGATCGGGCAAGCACGCGCACCTGGTGATTAACAAAACGGATGGCCAGGATCCAAATCTGGTAGCATCCGATTTTTATGCACTGGGTTTTCAATCCCAATTTCGCATTGCCGCATCTCACAATCGCGGCGTTCGATCTATGTTGGAGATTCTGCTGCCGACGCCGGAGGAAGATGCAGAGATAGACGCTGCTCATAATCACCCCGGCATTCGCATCGGTATTGTTGGCCGCCCCAACGTGGGCAAATCGACCTTGGTAAACCGCATGCTGGGTGAAGAGCGGGTTGTGGTTTACGACCTGCCGGGTACCACCCGCGACAGCATTTATATCCCCTACGAGCGTTTGGGCCAGGAATACACCCTGATTGATACCGCCGGTGTGCGGCGGCGCAAAAATGTGCGAGAGACGGTTGAGAAGTTCTCGATCGTCAAAACCTTGCAAGCCATAGACGACGCCCACGTAGTGATTTTGGTGATTGACGCCCGCGAGGGGTTGGTTGACCAAGACATGCATCTTATGGGCTTCGTGCTAAGTGCCGGCCGTTCGTTGGTGATTGCTATCAATAAATGGGATGGCATGAACGGTGAAGACCGTGACAAAGTAAAGGAACAGATTCGCCGGCGTTTGGACTTTCTGGACTACGCCGACAAGCATTACATTTCGGCGTTGCACGGTTCTGGGGTGGGTGTGATGTACGAGTCGGTCAACGCCTGCTACGAATCGGCTATGGCAAAATGGCCAACAAATCGCCTGACCACGATTCTGGAAGATGCGATTGCCCAGCACCAGCCGCCCATGGTTCATGGCCGTCGGATCAAGCTGCGCTACGCTCACCAGGGTGGCTCTAATCCGCCGACGGTTGTGGTGCACGGTAATCAGACAGACTCCTTGCCCGGTGCTTACAAACGGTACCTGGAGAATAGCTTTCGCAAGGTGTTAGCGGTAACCGGCACGCCGATCCGCTTCGAGTTCCGCTCCAGTGAAAACCCGTTTGCCCATAAAGTGGACCGGATGACGCCGCGGCAAAAAGTCAAAAAAGACAACGATGAAAAGAAGGGCGGTGGCAAGCCCAAAAAAGCGCGGCAGAAGAGCCTGAAGCGCTGATAGTCAGAATTGCCTTAAGCGCTAACAAAAACCGGCCCGCTATGAGCAATAGTGGGCCGGTTTTTTTATGGGCGTTGGCTATGTAAGACCGTAAGGCCGGGCAAGGTCAGGCTTTGCCGGCGTCTTCCACCTGCTTGGCCTGAACAGCGGTTATGGCGATGGTGAATACGATATCCTCCACCAGCGCTCCCCGTGACAGGTCGTTCACCGGCTTACGCAGGCCCTGCAGCATAGGCCCAATGCTGACCACGTTGGCGCTGCGCTGCACCGCTTTGTAAGTGGTGTTGCCGGTATTTAGGTCAGGGAACACAAACACGGTTGCGCGGCCGGCCACCTGGCTATTGGGTGCTTTGCTAAGGCCCACGCTTTCAATGGCGGCGGCGTCGTACTGCAGGGGGCCGTCAATCAGCAGGTCCGGGCGCCTTTCCCGCGCCAGCCGGGTAGCTTCGCGTACCTTATCCACATCCTGACCGCTGCCAGACTCGCCGGTGCTGTAGCTGATCATCGCCACGCGCGGCTCAATGCCGAATGCTTCGGCTGATTGTGCGCTCTGGATGGCAATGTCTGCCAACTGTTCCGGGTTGGGGTCCGGGTTTATGGCGCAGTCTCCGTAAACCACAACCTGCTGCGGCAACAGCATGAAAAAGACCGACGACACCACTTTCGCGTTGTCGTGGGTTTTTATCAGCTGTAGGGCAGGGCGCACGGTGTTGGCGGTGGTGTGTATGGCACCGGACACCAAGCCGTCTGCTTCGTCCAGCGCGACCATCATGGTACCCAGAACGACGTTGTCTTCAAGCATGCTTTCCGCCACTTCGGCAGAAAAGCCTTTGTGTTTGCGCAACTCTACCATGGGCGCCACGTACCGCTTGCGCACCGCAGAGGGCTCGATAATTTCAAGGTCGGGTGGTAATTCCAGGCCCAGAGAGGCTGCTACTGTGCGTATTTCGATGGCGTCACCGATCAGGGCGCAGCGCGCAAGCTTGCGCTGGTGGCAAATGACGGCTGCTTGTACCGTGCGCGGCTCGTGGCCTTCTGGCAAAACAATGCGCTTGTTAGCAGCACGGGCGCGCTCGGAAAGCTGGTGACGAAACGCCGGCGGCGACATACGGGTCTGGCGCGGCACCTTAAGGTGTTCCTGCAGCCAGTCGGTATCAATGCGCGGCGCGATCAGGTTCATGGCGGTGTCGATCCGCTGCGGATCGTCGATAGGAATAGACCTCGACAGGCCCGCTAGCATGTGTGCGGTTTCGTAGGTGTTGGTGGTGGTGCTGAGAACCGGCATGCCGGTTTCCATGGCCCGGCGACACAATTCGATCACCCGCTGGTCTGGTATTAAACCGCCGGTGAGCAGAATGCCGGCCATGGGCACGCCATTCAGGGCCGCTACGGCGGCGGCCACAAGAATGTCCTCCCTGTCTCCGGGAGTCACCAAAAGGGTGCCGGACTTAAGAATTTCGGTCATATTGCGGATGGTGCGGGCGCAAACAGAAACGCGGTGCACCCGGCGGGCCTGCATTTGGCCCTCGTGCAGTACTTTTACCTTCAGTTCGCGCACAATGTCTGAAACCCGCGGTGCCAGCAGGCTTGGTTCCCAAGGTATTTCGGCTAACAACCGATACTGCCCGCTACTAAACACTTTGCATGTGTTGCGGTAATCTTCAGACGGTGTCGCGGTGAGGGTCGTCATGCCGGGCATGTTGCGTTCTTTTGGCGCACCGATTTTGTTAAGAATAACGCCTAGAACGTCAGCCTCATGCTGTCCCGAAAACAGTCTTGCGGAGAAGCCCAGTTGTTCGTCCAGCTCGACGGGGCTACAGCCTCTGGGTGACGTTAGCAGAATGATTTCCGAGCCCAGGTTGCGGGCGACTTCGGCGTTCAGGCGGGTAATGTAGGTGCCGTTCTGGTCGGGTTCCAGGCCCTCTATAATCACCACATCGACGGTGCAGGCCACCTTCTGGTACTCACCCACTACACGCTCAAGCAACAGGTCAGATTTGTTGTGATTGAGCGCGTGCTGTGCTTCTTTCAGGGTAATGGGTGTTGGCGGCTGAAGATGGCTGTGGGTGCGCACAAACTCAACAGAAGAGTCTTTGCCGTTAT
This window encodes:
- the ispG gene encoding flavodoxin-dependent (E)-4-hydroxy-3-methylbut-2-enyl-diphosphate synthase, with translation MKHESPIKRRKSRQIMVGNVPVGGDAPIAVQSMTNTETCDVEATLGQIQALQDAGADIVRVSVPSMEAAEAFGRIRARAGVPLVADIHFDYKIALRVAELGVDCMRINPGNIGREDRISAVISACRDRNIPIRIGVNAGSLSKDLQRKYGEPTADALVESAMRNVDILDRHDFQNFKVSLKASEVFMTVEAYRKIATQIDQPLHLGITEAGGFRSGTVKSSIGLGLLLMDGIGDTIRVSLAADPVQEIKVGYDILKSLRLRSRGINFIACPSCSRQNFDVIQTMNDLEVRLEDVQQALDVAIIGCIVNGPGEAKEADIGLTGGSPKNLFYMNGKPQQKLDNANLTDDLERLIREEIARRQEAENAIIVRSAD
- a CDS encoding RodZ domain-containing protein translates to MANEENKTAPGNRPVGPQLKQAREAKGLSVAEVADAQHLRPAIIQAIENGKYELIDTELFLKGYIRAYARQVGLDGNALIADLNHELEPRRQEQAQAKAANPLVDIERRRRKKRRVAKAALWLFALAVLGLLVFSFIYNPSQLASLTGAGALTGDSAEAVALESDSNDAVSSTANGLTTQSEQDNLLPNETSDGDLSASPTNEEGALEPLTATGTGSFSDGAVSSLAQAAANSAVISDNDRSTTDTEQALQVADNRGRLEIEFIDDCWIQVRDANGRSLASGLKRQSDRIDLRAESDIRLVIGAANAIGVMRFEGAPVDLGSKGVVGNRAEFVLALNE
- the bamB gene encoding outer membrane protein assembly factor BamB produces the protein MLSAGFRQLRASAVVLVASALVIGCSANDTFEQPAQLPDVNQQVSFERVWNVTVGDGHDGEFLYLAPLNAGDVVYAASADGELLALNAETGKQIWENSVEDRIFAGVGGDANQLYLVSRDADLLALSREDGSELWRASLPTEVLSAPQSNGSLVVVQTTDGRVLAFNAADGEKRWQYDSVVPALSVRAAAAPLVGGDVIISGFANGKLLALSAESGQPLWQYEVGAPQGRTELERLVDITSQPLVLENAILAVGYQGKLALIDLRTGNDIWSKTASSLYSPMVSNGNIFLVSANGDVVAMRGSDRRDLWTQDKLAWRQLTQPVAFDDYLVVGDFDGYLHVMSQDSGELVGQMKFDGDGIRVPAQRLSNGNLLVFGNGGKLAAYRLQSKN
- the pta gene encoding phosphate acetyltransferase — protein: MAKSLFIAPTSTDSGLTSVCLGLLRALERVGVSVGFYKPFCQVVHQADATHNNGKDSSVEFVRTHSHLQPPTPITLKEAQHALNHNKSDLLLERVVGEYQKVACTVDVVIIEGLEPDQNGTYITRLNAEVARNLGSEIILLTSPRGCSPVELDEQLGFSARLFSGQHEADVLGVILNKIGAPKERNMPGMTTLTATPSEDYRNTCKVFSSGQYRLLAEIPWEPSLLAPRVSDIVRELKVKVLHEGQMQARRVHRVSVCARTIRNMTEILKSGTLLVTPGDREDILVAAAVAALNGVPMAGILLTGGLIPDQRVIELCRRAMETGMPVLSTTTNTYETAHMLAGLSRSIPIDDPQRIDTAMNLIAPRIDTDWLQEHLKVPRQTRMSPPAFRHQLSERARAANKRIVLPEGHEPRTVQAAVICHQRKLARCALIGDAIEIRTVAASLGLELPPDLEIIEPSAVRKRYVAPMVELRKHKGFSAEVAESMLEDNVVLGTMMVALDEADGLVSGAIHTTANTVRPALQLIKTHDNAKVVSSVFFMLLPQQVVVYGDCAINPDPNPEQLADIAIQSAQSAEAFGIEPRVAMISYSTGESGSGQDVDKVREATRLARERRPDLLIDGPLQYDAAAIESVGLSKAPNSQVAGRATVFVFPDLNTGNTTYKAVQRSANVVSIGPMLQGLRKPVNDLSRGALVEDIVFTIAITAVQAKQVEDAGKA
- the hisS gene encoding histidine--tRNA ligase is translated as MNDILPEQTPVWQYVEATVRKVLGQYGYQEIRMPIVEQTDLFKRSIGEVTDIVEKEMYTFEDRNGDSLTLRPEGTAGCVRAAEEHGLLFNQTRRMWYTGQMFRHERPQKGRYRQFHQVGVECFGMAGPDIDAELLILTARLWKTFGLADHARLEINSIGTAEARRNYREALVAYLLQFKAELDDDSQRRLETNPLRILDSKNAATRKILEQAPKLDAWLDDESRDHFERLKQLLDAAGIAYTVNPALVRGLDYYGKTVFEWITDSLGAQGTICAGGRYDGLVEQLGGKPTVAVGFAMGVERLILLLETLNLIPESVNNQADVYVTAMGDQAVAPALLLAEELRDQLPGYTIISHCGAGSFKSQMKKADRSGARYALILGDNELQNQSVGLKPLRTDEPQQELPRQQVAAALAQALSQ
- the der gene encoding ribosome biogenesis GTPase Der: MNPVIALVGRPNVGKSTLFNQMTRSRDALVADFPGLTRDRKYGEGNYENQRFIVIDTGGLMGDELGLDAAMAKQSLQAVEEADIVLFIVDGRAGVMPGDQVLADQLRRSGKHAHLVINKTDGQDPNLVASDFYALGFQSQFRIAASHNRGVRSMLEILLPTPEEDAEIDAAHNHPGIRIGIVGRPNVGKSTLVNRMLGEERVVVYDLPGTTRDSIYIPYERLGQEYTLIDTAGVRRRKNVRETVEKFSIVKTLQAIDDAHVVILVIDAREGLVDQDMHLMGFVLSAGRSLVIAINKWDGMNGEDRDKVKEQIRRRLDFLDYADKHYISALHGSGVGVMYESVNACYESAMAKWPTNRLTTILEDAIAQHQPPMVHGRRIKLRYAHQGGSNPPTVVVHGNQTDSLPGAYKRYLENSFRKVLAVTGTPIRFEFRSSENPFAHKVDRMTPRQKVKKDNDEKKGGGKPKKARQKSLKR
- a CDS encoding YfgM family protein → MAELRTDEEQVEAIKQWWKNNGSSLLIGIGAALAIVFGWQAWQNQQAQQRTEAANQFVTLMNAFGTEDETSADTVAFVAKTLRDEHADSAYAVYANLMLARVQLMQNSDAEGAVESLQWALNKAAETQPLVLVVRSRLAQAQMALEDYDAALATIDGAKDSDAFGAMFAELRGDILLAKGDQNGARDAYLAAREQGEENRSGVLQLKLADLGVGGDA